One genomic window of Vibrio rhizosphaerae includes the following:
- a CDS encoding serine hydrolase, with product MNKKILLKSISTPFIALAAIFTFTASASPIVVPDAPQIAARGYVLMDYHSGKILAEKEMNTKLPPASLTKMMTSYVIGQELARGNISPDDDVVISKNAWAKNFPDSSKMFIEVGTTVKVKDLNRGIIIQSGNDACVAMAEHVAGSEDAFVDLMNAWANTIGMKNTHFENVHGLDHGNHYSTPYDMAILAQALIRDVPNEYKLYSEKKFTYNGITQYNRNGLLWDKSMNVDGIKTGHTSHAGYSLVSSATEGNMRLIAVVMGTKSANARKSESKKLLSYGFRFFETVAPHKAGETFINERIWMGSKDTVALGVDKDTYVTLPRGQAKNLKASFVLEKELEAPIKKGDVVGKLYYQLEGKDVAQYPLIALEDVQKGGIFSRLWDYIVLLFKGLF from the coding sequence ATGAATAAAAAAATACTTTTGAAGTCGATTTCTACTCCTTTTATTGCCTTAGCCGCAATATTTACATTCACTGCTTCAGCTTCGCCAATCGTGGTCCCGGATGCACCGCAAATTGCAGCCCGAGGCTATGTTCTGATGGATTATCATTCAGGTAAAATCCTTGCAGAAAAAGAGATGAACACCAAATTGCCACCAGCCAGTCTGACCAAAATGATGACCAGTTATGTCATCGGCCAAGAGTTAGCACGTGGCAATATCTCCCCGGATGACGACGTGGTCATCAGTAAAAATGCCTGGGCGAAAAATTTTCCCGATTCATCCAAAATGTTCATCGAAGTCGGCACGACCGTAAAAGTGAAAGACTTGAACCGCGGAATCATCATCCAATCCGGTAATGATGCTTGTGTGGCAATGGCAGAGCATGTTGCAGGTTCCGAGGACGCGTTTGTCGATTTGATGAATGCCTGGGCCAACACCATTGGCATGAAAAATACTCATTTTGAGAATGTTCATGGATTGGATCACGGTAATCACTATTCAACCCCATATGATATGGCGATTTTGGCCCAAGCCCTGATTCGTGATGTACCGAACGAGTACAAACTCTATTCTGAAAAGAAATTTACCTATAACGGAATTACGCAATATAACCGCAACGGCCTGCTCTGGGATAAGAGCATGAATGTTGATGGTATCAAGACCGGTCACACCAGCCACGCTGGTTACAGCCTTGTCAGTTCGGCTACAGAAGGCAACATGCGGTTGATTGCTGTGGTGATGGGTACGAAAAGTGCCAATGCTCGTAAGTCCGAGAGTAAAAAACTTCTCAGCTACGGTTTCCGCTTCTTTGAAACAGTTGCACCGCATAAAGCCGGAGAAACATTCATTAACGAACGGATCTGGATGGGTAGCAAGGACACCGTTGCATTGGGCGTGGATAAAGATACTTATGTCACGTTACCAAGAGGACAGGCGAAAAACCTGAAAGCCAGCTTCGTTCTGGAGAAAGAGCTGGAAGCGCCGATTAAGAAAGGAGATGTCGTCGGTAAACTGTACTATCAGCTCGAAGGTAAAGATGTTGCTCAATATCCATTGATTGCACTGGAAGATGTCCAGAAAGGTGGTATCTTCAGTCGCCTATGGGATTACATCGTCTTGTTATTTAAAGGGTTATTCTAA